Within the Candidatus Eisenbacteria bacterium genome, the region AAAGAGATGGCGCGCTTTGGTTCAAGATGGAAGGCTCAATGGAAGGCTCAGTGGAGGAGAAGGAGAGAGTGCTGGTCAGGAGTAGTGGAGAGCCAACCTACTTTCTTGGTGATCTTTCGTATCACAAGAACAAGTATGACCGCGGATTCGAGAAGGTGATTGATATATGGGGGCCGGACCATCACGGCCATATTCCCAGGATGATGGCAGGAGCTTTGGGTCTCGCAATTCCGCGGGGATGGCTCGAAATAATGACCGTTCAGATGGTGAGACTGGTGAGCGAAGGAAAAGTCGTGAAGATGTCAAAAAGAGCGGGAGAGTTCATAACGCTCAAGGACCTGATCACTGAAGTTGGGAGGGACGCCGCAAGATATTTCTTTCTCATGAGAAGAACATCAAGCCATCTGGATTTTGACATAGACCTTGCGAAGAAAACTTCGGCGGAGAATCCGGTTTACTATGTGCAGTATGCCCATGCCCGCGCAAGGAATGTCGCAGCTTTTGCACGAGAAAAAGGAGCTTACCCTGAAGCGACATCCATTGATTTCTCCTTCCTTGGGAATCAGGATGAGACACGGGTGATGAAACTTCTTGCGATATTCCCTGAAGTCATAAAGGGGAGCGCCATCGCCAGAGAGCCGCATCGTGTGACAGATTATCTTCACGAGCTTTGCCAGAGTTTCCATCAGTTTTATCAGCGGAACAGGATCGTCGGCGAGAAGAAGGAGATCGAAGGAGCAAGGATCGCCCTTGTCGAAGCTGTTTCGATCGTGCTCAGAAACGGGCTCGGAGTTCTGGGCGTGAGCGCGCCCGAGAAAATGTAGGGTCTGTCCGGTTGAGTTTATCGTGGCCCGGAAATCCAGGTTTGGGAATGAGGACCTAAACAGGAGGTCAACTTGGACGTTGTCGTGGTAGGGTCGGTGGCACTTGATAAGGTGAAGACGCCTTTCAGTGATGTGAGAGAGAGTTTGGGGGGATCGGCATCGTATTTCTCCATCGCCGCGAGCAAGCTGTGCAAGGTCGGAATGGTTGCAGTCGTCGGGGAAGATTTTCCGCCCGCTTTCACCAGGATCTTCAAGGAAGCAGATATCGATCTCAGTGGTCTCGAGTTCCTCCCGGGAGGGACGTTCACATGGGAGGGAGAGTACGACTACGACCTTCACCACAGGAAGACGATATCGACCTGCCTTAATGTGTTCGAAGGTTTTCATCCGAGACTTCCCGCGGACTACAGGACGGTCAGGTACGTATTTCTTGCAAACATAGCTCCAAAGCTCCAGCTTGAGGTTTTGAACCAGGTGAGTTCACCGCGACTTACCGTCTGCGACACCATGAACTTCTGGATAAGTTCTGAACGTGAGGCACTTGCGGAGACCCTGCAAAAGGTTGACGTTCTTGTCATAAACGATTCCGAGGTAAGAGAGATTACCGGGGATCCGAGTTTGATAAGGGCGGCAAGAAAGATTCTCAAGATGGGGCCGATGGTCGTGATTGTGAAAAAGGGAGAGCATGGTTCGTTGCTTATCACAAGAAACTTCTACTTCTCGGCACCTGCGTAT harbors:
- a CDS encoding PfkB family carbohydrate kinase, coding for MDVVVVGSVALDKVKTPFSDVRESLGGSASYFSIAASKLCKVGMVAVVGEDFPPAFTRIFKEADIDLSGLEFLPGGTFTWEGEYDYDLHHRKTISTCLNVFEGFHPRLPADYRTVRYVFLANIAPKLQLEVLNQVSSPRLTVCDTMNFWISSEREALAETLQKVDVLVINDSEVREITGDPSLIRAARKILKMGPMVVIVKKGEHGSLLITRNFYFSAPAYPVEAIVDPTGAGDSFAGGFLGCLARENDLNERGMRRAVIFGTVMASFAVESFGVERLRAASLEEALKRFRELRTISEFEVE